In Sorghum bicolor cultivar BTx623 chromosome 10, Sorghum_bicolor_NCBIv3, whole genome shotgun sequence, one genomic interval encodes:
- the LOC8078292 gene encoding cryptochrome-1 yields MAGSGKTVVWFRRDLRIHDNPALAAAAKEGSVLPLFIWCPADYEQYYPGRCSRWWLKQSLAHLGKSLELLGCPLVLIRAEDSTLATLLECVHCISATRVVYNRLYDPISLVLDDKIKNELSAHGISVQSFNGDLLYEPWDVYDENGQAFTSFNKYWEKCMNVPIEISQYLAPTRLVAAPGLANVRCCSIDDLGLESSKDVESSNALLSRAWSPGWRNAENMLEEFLSCGLLEYSKHGMKVGGTTTSLLSPYLHFGELSVRKVYQLVTMHHVKWQNEGKSEAEESVRLFLRSIGFREYSRYLCFNFPFTHERSFLGNLKHYPWLLDEDRFKSWRQGMTGYPLVDAGMRELWATGWTHNRIRVIVSSFAVKCLQIPWIWGMKYFWDVLLDADLESDILGWQYISGSLPDGHELSRLDNPEVQGQKYDPDGEYVRTWIPELARMPTEWIHCPWSAPNSILQVAGVELGFNYPKPIVELHMARECLDDAISTMWQLDTAAKLAALDGEVVDDNLNNIRSFDIPKVVLKKKLSPSTSSMNKRVLSTNGKNEKSQPTEVKAPYKQIIRDDMINASNMDDTGSTANLQVTRKRSRSDSAFNVPSSSSSLVMESRIHDNDSCSVRYSGYLQQTADRDDTDKVEDNDSEDSGTSISRPSKRPA; encoded by the exons ATGGCTGGGTCGGGGAAGACTGTTGTTTGGTTCAGGAGAGACCTCAGGATCCACGATAACCCGGCCTTGGCAGCTGCGGCGAAAGAGGGCTCTGTCCTCCCTCTCTTCATATGGTGTCCTGCTGACTACGAGCAGTATTACCCTGGAAGGTGCTCCCGGTGGTGGCTCAAGCAGTCCCTTGCCCACCTTGGGAAGTCACTAGAGTTGCTCGGGTGCCCACTCGTGCTGATCCGTGCGGAGGACAGCACTCTTGCAACTCTTTTGGAGTGCGTCCATTGCATCAGTGCCACTAGAGTCGTTTATAATCGTCTCTACG ACCCTATTTCACTTGTGCTTGACGACAAAATCAAGAATGAGCTTTCAGCCCATGGCATATCTGTCCAAAGTTTCAATGGTGATCTACTTTACGAGCCGTGGGATGTTTATGATGAGAATGGGCAGGCATTTACATCCTTTAACAAGTACTGGGAGAAATGCATGAATGTTCCTATTGAGATATCACAATATCTTGCACCTACGAGGCTGGTGGCAGCGCCAG GTCTAGCGAATGTTCGCTGTTGTTCAATTGATGATCTAGGTCTTGAATCTAGTAAGGATGTGGAATCAAGCAATGCTTTGCTAAGCAGGGCCTGGTCTCCTGGCTGGCGCAATGCAGAGAATATGCTTGAGGAATTTTTGTCATGTGGTCTCCTAGAATATTCAAAACACGGTATGAAGGTTGGGGGAACTACAACGTCATTATTGTCACCATATCTCCATTTCGGGGAGTTGAGTGTAAGGAAGGTTTATCAACTTGTTACAATGCATCATGTCAAGTGGCAAAATGAAGGAAAATCTGAAGCTGAGGAGAGTGTTCGATTGTTCCTAAGATCAATTGGTTTTCGGGAATATTCACGGTACTTATGTTTTAACTTCCCATTCACGCACGAGAGATCATTTCTGGGTAACTTGAAGCATTATCCCTGGCTATTGGATGAGGACCGTTTCAAATCTTGGAGACAGGGAATGACTGGATACCCATTAGTAGATGCTGGCATGAGAGAACTCTGGGCTACTGGTTGGACACATAATCGGATAAGAGTGATTGTTTCAAGTTTCGCTGTAAAATGTCTACAGATACCCTGGATTTGGGGAATGAAGTACTTTTGGGATGTGCTTCTGGATGCAGACCTAGAAAGTGATATTCTTGGTTGGCAGTATATATCTGGGAGTTTGCCTGATGGACATGAGCTCAGCCGTCTTGATAATCCAGAG GTTCAGGGTCAAAAGTACGATCCAGATGGTGAATATGTAAGAACTTGGATTCCTGAACTTGCTAGAATGCCAACAGAATGGATCCATTGTCCATGGAGTGCTCCTAACTCTATATTACAAGTTGCTGGAGTTGAGTTGGGCTTTAACTACCCTAAGCCCATAGTAGAACTTCATATGGCGCGGGAATGCTTAGATGACGCCATCTCCACAATGTGGCAACTGGACACAGCTGCAAAACTTGCTGCACTAGATGGTGAAGTTGTGGACGACAATCTGAATAATATCAGGAGTTTTGATATCCCAAAGGTTGTTTTGAAGAAGAAATTATCTCCAAGCACTTCATCGATGAACAAAAGGGTGCTGTCTACTAATGGCAAGAACGAAAAGTCACAGCCTACTGAAGTGAAGGCCCCGTACAAACAGATTATTCGAGATGATATGATCAATGCCTCAAACATGGATGACACCGGCTCTACTGCTAACTTGCAAGTGACAAGGAAAAGATCTCGCAGTGATAGTGCTTTCAATgttccgtcatcttcatcctcaCTAGTCATGGAATCACGGATTCATGATAATGACAGTTGTTCTGTTCGGTATTCAGGCTACCTCCAGCAGACAGCAGACAGGGATGACACTGATAAG GTTGAAGATAACGACAGTGAAGATAGTGGTACGAGCATCTCTAGGCCATCCAAGAGACCTGCTTAG